One Mangifera indica cultivar Alphonso chromosome 4, CATAS_Mindica_2.1, whole genome shotgun sequence genomic region harbors:
- the LOC123214953 gene encoding zinc transporter 7-like, translating into MASYPKLEALCIFLLFLSFALPSTAEQRQRQCESKYKGRCHNKAQALNLKIIATVSILVASMLGVCLPLFTRTVPAFHPDKDLFLVVKAFASGVILATGYMHVLPDSFDDLKSPCLNENPWKKFPFTTFVAMLSALMTLMVDSFAMSYCTKHTSKVDINERGVLSNTVEDGHGKFSKNVDEMDEKSSELLRNRVVAQVLEMGIVVHSVVIGVAMGASNNPCTIRPLIAALCFHQLFEGLGVGGCLLQAEYGRKMKAMMVLFFSGTTPIGIVLGIGLSNHVYSETSPTALIVVGLLNACSAGLLNYMALVDLLAADFMGPKLQASPKLQMWAYVAVLLGVGGMSLMAKWA; encoded by the exons ATGGCTAGTTACCCTAAACTTGAAGCTCTATGTATcttccttctctttctctcgTTTGCATTGCCATCTACGGCTGAGCAACGACAGAGACAATGTGAGTCAAAATACAAAGGACGATGCCACAACAAGGCACAAgcgttaaatttgaaaataatcgCCACTGTTTCAATTCTAGTTGCCAGCATGCTCGGCGTTTGTCTTCCTCTGTTTACACGCACCGTGCCGGCTTTCCACCCCGATAAAGATTTGTTTTTAGTGGTTAAAGCCTTTGCTTCGGGTGTGATACTAGCAACCGGTTACATGCACGTGTTGCCGGATTCTTTTGATGACTTGAAATCTCCGTGTTTGAATGAAAATCCTTGGAAGAAGTTTCCTTTCACCACTTTTGTGGCAATGCTATCGGCCCTTATGACGCTTATGGTGGACTCGTTTGCAATGAGTTATTGCACGAAGCATACTAGTAAGGTTGATATTAATGAGAGAGGAGTATTATCAAATACTGTTGAAGATGGACATGGAAAATTCAGTAAGAATGTGGATGAAATGGATGAAAAAAGTTCTGAATTGTTGAGGAATCGGGTTGTGGCTCAGGTACTGGAAATGGGAATTGTAGTGCACTCAGTGGTAATTGGTGTGGCAATGGGGGCCTCAAATAATCCTTGCACCATAAGGCCACTTATTGCCGCTCTTTGCTTCCATCAACTCTTCGAAGGATTGGGCGTTGGTGGCTGCTTACTACAA GCTGAATATGGAAGAAAGATGAAAGCAATGATGGTGTTATTCTTCTCGGGCACAACTCCAATTGGGATCGTGCTGGGAATTGGTTTGTCAAATCATGTATACAGTGAAACAAGTCCCACTGCTCTGATTGTGGTTGGTTTGTTGAATGCTTGCTCTGCTGGGTTACTGAATTATATGGCATTGGTCGATCTGTTGGCTGCTGATTTTATGGGGCCTAAACTACAAGCAAGTCCGAAGCTCCAGATGTGGGCATATGTTGCTGTTCTTCTAGGTGTTGGCGGCATGTCATTGATGGCCAAATGGGCTTAG